The Apium graveolens cultivar Ventura chromosome 11, ASM990537v1, whole genome shotgun sequence genome has a window encoding:
- the LOC141695731 gene encoding uncharacterized protein LOC141695731: MTEAPFLAKPSPEDTHYLYLAVSEQAVSAVLVREERKLQKPVYYVSKVLYGEELNYSTTKKFVLALITSSRKLRSYFQEHKVEVLTDQPLRNILHSPKVSGKLIKWAIDLGEFDIKYKLRTTIKVQVLVDFVVECTINDQEVGGQKIVTPEGGKKDKEEDLTLKEYWVLHFDGASKTKSSDACLFLQSPEGFMIEYALKLYFPTTDNEAKYEALIARLGLARAVTAKSLKICRDSKLVVAQVNGEFEAKYDAMVKYLRVVKGILTQFDECYTKYVPRDENNTADALSKSASSEIENYPRSVYFQVFKTPTIHAINLIAPIGLTSC; the protein is encoded by the coding sequence ATGACTGAAGCCCCATTTCTAGCCAAACCTAGTCCGGAGGACACCCATTATTTATACCTCGCGGTCTCTGAACAAGCCGTGAGTGCAGTTCTGGTAAGGGAAGAACGGAAACTTCAGAAGCCCGTCTACTATGTGAGCAAAGTACTGTATGGAGAAGAGTTGAATTACTCTACCACTAAGAAATTCGTGCTTGCCCTTATAACATCCTCCAGGAAGCTACGGTCGTACTTTCAGGAACATAAAGTAGAAGTCCTGACAGACCAACCCTTAAGAAACATTCTTCACAGCCCTAAAGTGAGTGGAAAGCTAATCAAATGGGCAATTGATttgggagaatttgatatcaagtatAAGCTTCGGACAACCATCAAGGTTCAGGTATTAGTAGACTTCGTGGTCGAATGCACCATAAAtgaccaagaagtcggggggcaaaAGATAGTGACCCCGGAAGGAGGGAAGAAGGATAAAGAAGAAGACTTGACTCTAAAggagtattgggttctccattttgacggagcGTCCAAAACAAAATCTAGTGATGCATGCTTATTCTTGCAAAGCCCTGAAGGGTTCATGATCGAATATGCTTTGAAGTTGTACTTCCCAACTACGGATAACGAAGCGAAATATGAGGCTTTGATAGCCAGATTAGGCTTAGCTAGAGCTGTGACAGCCAAGAGTCTTAAAATCTGTAGAGATTCCAAGCTCGTTGTTGCCCAAGTCAATGGTGAGTTTGAGGCAAAATATGATGCCATGGTCAAGTACCTCAGGGTCGTGAAAGGAATATTGACTCAATTTGATGAATGTTACACGAAATATGTTCCGAGAGACGAGAATAATACGGCTGACGCCCTTTCTAAGTCCGCTTCATCTGAAATCGAAAACTATCCAAGAAGTGTCTACTTCCAAGTCTTTAAGACCCCGACGATTCATGCTATAAACTTGATAGCACCAATTGGTTTGACTAGCTGCTAG